From the genome of Coleofasciculus sp. FACHB-T130, one region includes:
- a CDS encoding Uma2 family endonuclease, protein MTSAEIPFAVGFTLPDHTQLPDSDGTFVKNFQEPPQGDLLTHCIEPVLQQIHPDGQYCIGRDSGIYWRITEPPERGAEAPDWFYVPNVPPTLNGQYRRSYVLWQEYVAPLIVLEFVSGDGSQERDRTPITGKFWVYEQAIRVPFYGIYEVNLARVEVYQLINGRYQMMQPNERGHYPIEPLGVELGIWQGRYTNMEFPWLRWWDTQGNLLLDGTEIAQLAEERAERLAERLRAMGINPDELV, encoded by the coding sequence CCATACCCAGTTACCAGACTCCGATGGCACATTTGTGAAAAACTTTCAAGAACCGCCCCAAGGCGATTTGCTGACCCATTGTATAGAACCAGTTTTGCAGCAAATTCATCCCGATGGACAATACTGTATCGGTCGGGATAGCGGGATCTATTGGCGGATAACGGAACCGCCTGAAAGAGGAGCAGAAGCACCAGATTGGTTTTATGTGCCGAATGTCCCGCCGACTTTGAACGGTCAATACCGACGTTCTTATGTCTTGTGGCAAGAATACGTTGCGCCGCTGATTGTGTTGGAGTTTGTCTCTGGGGATGGTTCCCAAGAACGAGACAGAACGCCGATAACTGGCAAGTTTTGGGTTTACGAGCAGGCGATTCGCGTTCCCTTCTATGGCATCTATGAAGTCAATCTGGCACGAGTGGAAGTGTACCAATTAATTAACGGGCGCTATCAGATGATGCAGCCTAACGAGCGCGGACACTATCCCATCGAGCCTTTAGGGGTAGAGTTGGGGATTTGGCAGGGACGATACACAAATATGGAATTTCCCTGGTTGCGCTGGTGGGATACTCAGGGAAACTTGCTGCTAGATGGTACGGAAATCGCACAGCTTGCAGAAGAACGCGCTGAGCGCTTGGCAGAACGCTTGAGGGCAATGGGCATCAACCCCGATGAATTAGTGTGA